Proteins encoded within one genomic window of Candidatus Syntrophocurvum alkaliphilum:
- a CDS encoding WecB/TagA/CpsF family glycosyltransferase: MQNKANILGCNVDIVTLQDTIQKINDYIEEGTPKHIITLNGEIAYQASKERKLCEIINNVDLVTPDGIGIVWAAKQLGYPIKERVTGIDLVYALCAQAEKKDWKLYLLGAAPGVAEQASHKMKELYPEIQICGTQDGYFNESDISRVIKNVKHHRPDIIFIALGAPKQEYFINKYKDKMEVPICIGVGGSFDVISGNKKRAPELMIKLNIEWLYRLLSEPSRLTRQLDLPKFALAVLKDKYISKGNH; encoded by the coding sequence ATGCAAAATAAAGCAAACATTCTAGGATGTAATGTTGATATAGTTACATTGCAGGATACAATTCAAAAAATAAATGATTACATAGAAGAAGGTACGCCGAAACATATTATAACATTAAATGGTGAAATAGCATATCAAGCATCCAAAGAAAGAAAGCTTTGTGAGATCATAAACAATGTAGATTTAGTAACACCTGATGGTATAGGAATTGTGTGGGCTGCTAAACAACTAGGCTATCCAATTAAAGAAAGGGTTACAGGTATTGATTTAGTATATGCATTATGTGCTCAAGCAGAAAAAAAAGACTGGAAGTTATATCTACTAGGTGCAGCACCAGGGGTAGCGGAACAAGCTAGCCATAAGATGAAGGAGCTTTACCCCGAAATACAAATATGTGGTACCCAAGATGGATATTTTAATGAAAGCGACATTAGTAGAGTAATTAAAAATGTAAAGCATCATAGACCGGATATAATTTTTATTGCTTTGGGAGCTCCAAAACAAGAATACTTCATAAATAAATATAAAGATAAGATGGAGGTTCCCATATGTATTGGTGTAGGTGGTAGCTTTGATGTAATATCAGGTAACAAAAAACGTGCACCAGAACTAATGATTAAACTAAATATAGAGTGGTTATATAGATTACTGTCAGAGCCCAGCCGTTTAACAAGGCAACTAGATTTACCCAAATTTGCTCTTGCAGTATTAAAGGATAAATATATAAGTAAAGGTAATCATTAG